The Budorcas taxicolor isolate Tak-1 chromosome 2, Takin1.1, whole genome shotgun sequence genome window below encodes:
- the PTMA gene encoding prothymosin alpha isoform X1 produces the protein MSDAAVDTSSEITTKDLKEKKEVVEEAENGREAPANGNAENEENGEQEADNEVDEEEEEGGEEEEEEEEGDGEEEDGDEDEEAEAATGKRAAEDDEDDDVDTKKQKTDEDD, from the exons ATGTCAGACGCGGCCGTGGACACCAGCTCCGAGATCACCACCAAG GACTTAAAGGAGAAGAAGGAAGTTGTGGAGGAGGCGGAGAATGGGAGAGAGGCACCTGCCAATGGGAATGCT GAGAATGAGGAAAATGGGGAGCAGGAGGCTGACAACGAGGTAGacgaagaagaggaggaaggtggggaggaagaggaggaggaggaggaaggtgaTG GTGAGGAAGAGGACGGAGATGAagatgaggaggctgaggcaGCTACGGGCAAACGGGCAGCTGAAGATGACGAG gatgacGATGTGGATACCAAGAAGCAGAAGACTGATGAGGATGACTAG
- the PTMA gene encoding prothymosin alpha isoform X2, translating into MSDAAVDTSSEITTKDLKEKKEVVEEAENGREAPANGNANEENGEQEADNEVDEEEEEGGEEEEEEEEGDGEEEDGDEDEEAEAATGKRAAEDDEDDDVDTKKQKTDEDD; encoded by the exons ATGTCAGACGCGGCCGTGGACACCAGCTCCGAGATCACCACCAAG GACTTAAAGGAGAAGAAGGAAGTTGTGGAGGAGGCGGAGAATGGGAGAGAGGCACCTGCCAATGGGAATGCT AATGAGGAAAATGGGGAGCAGGAGGCTGACAACGAGGTAGacgaagaagaggaggaaggtggggaggaagaggaggaggaggaggaaggtgaTG GTGAGGAAGAGGACGGAGATGAagatgaggaggctgaggcaGCTACGGGCAAACGGGCAGCTGAAGATGACGAG gatgacGATGTGGATACCAAGAAGCAGAAGACTGATGAGGATGACTAG